Proteins encoded by one window of Taeniopygia guttata chromosome 1A, bTaeGut7.mat, whole genome shotgun sequence:
- the LOC121469164 gene encoding probable G-protein coupled receptor 19 — MDNSSGPVLFTLLLLQNMSSPKASAPPAGYDMAEPPAPGAGPSRNHSLLEYRLRPGEIAAASVVWGVLWLISVLGNFLVCLVIHRSRRTQSTTNYFVVSMACADLVSSVGSAPFLLLQLSSGRWVLGSGVCRLVRYIQYLTPGVQIYMLLAISVDRFYTIVYPLSFKVSRGKAKKMILASWLCGALFASPAYFLYGSSSNHHCNFFLPSSWQGSAYSIIHLLLVFMIPSLFIIIFYQKVIKYIWRIGTDGMTVRRTTNIVPRTKVKTIKMFLMLNLMFLSSWLPFFVVQLWHPQETDYRKSSLLFLAITWISFSSSSSKPTLYSIYNANFRRGMKETFCMSAMKCYRSNAYTITTSSRIAKKNHVGIADIPATAKSATKDFTYDAFNREAKERKLAWPIPSNPPNTFV, encoded by the coding sequence ATGGATAACAGCAGTGGTCCTGTTCTCTTTAccttgctcctgctgcagaaTATGAGCAGCCCCAAAGCCTCCGCCCCTCCTGCTGGCTATGACATGGCAGAACCTCCAGCCCCGGGAGCCGGCCCCAGCAGGAACCACTCTCTGCTAGAATATCGGCTGAGGCCTGGGGAAATCGCAGCTGCCAGCGTGGTTTGGGGAGTGCTGTGGCTGATCTCTGTCTTGGGAAACTTCCTCGTTTGCTTAGTGATtcacaggagcaggaggacGCAGTCCACCACCAACTACTTTGTGGTGTCCATGGCCTGTGCTGACCTCGTGAGCAGTGTGGGGAGTGcgcccttcctgctgctgcagctgagctccgGGCGGTGGGTGCTGGGCAGCGGGGTGTGCCGGCTGGTCAGGTACATCCAGTACCTCACACCTGGGGTCCAGATCTACATGCTCCTTGCCATCAGTGTGGATCGATTCTACACCATTGTCTACCCCCTGAGCTTCAAAGTGTCCAGGGGGAAAGCCAAAAAAATGATTTTGGCCTCCTGGCTCTGTGGTGCTCTGTTTGCATCACCGGCCTACTTCCTCTATGGCTCTAGCAGCAACCACCACTGCaacttttttctccccagttcTTGGCAAGGATCTGCCTACAGTATCATCCATCTCCTCTTGGTATTTATGATCCCATCTCTCTTCATTATCATTTTTTACCAGAAAGTCATTAAGTACATTTGGAGAATAGGCACAGATGGAATGACTGTCAGGAGAACAACAAATATTGTTCCAAGAACAAAAGTGAAAACCATCAAGATGTTCTTAATGTTAAACTTGATGTTTCTCTCATCCTGGCTGCCTTTCTTCGTGGTACAGTTGTGGCACCCACAGGAAACAGACTACAGAAAGAGCTCCTTGCTTTTCCTGGCCATCACCTGGATCTCTTTCAGTTCCTCATCCTCTAAGCCAACACTCTATTCCATCTATAATGCGAACTTCAGAAGAGGGATGAAAGAAACTTTTTGCATGTCTGCCATGAAATGCTACAGAAGCAATGCATACACCATCACCACCAGTTCCAggatagcaaaaaaaaatcacgttGGTATTGCAGATATTCCAGCTACAGCCAAAAGTGCCACCAAAGACTTCACCTATGATGCTTTTAACAGAGAAGCCAAGGAAAGAAAGCTTGCCTGGCCTATTCCGTCCAATCCCCCAAATACTTTTGTCTAG